From a single Deltaproteobacteria bacterium genomic region:
- a CDS encoding Rieske (2Fe-2S) protein, giving the protein MSVQFLQRNFFQRILGLPVTRKPQDPAGWSFSANTLTVDLAKTPELTRPGGAVRFEGKDLPERVLVILGQDNTYRAFRNRCTHMGHRRLDPVPGTDTVQCCSVGKSTYSLEGKNMFGPAPLPITTYPVEIDGETLRVIVKG; this is encoded by the coding sequence ATGAGCGTGCAATTTCTGCAAAGGAATTTCTTCCAGCGGATACTGGGCCTTCCCGTCACGAGAAAGCCGCAGGATCCGGCGGGCTGGAGCTTCTCGGCCAACACCTTGACGGTCGACTTGGCCAAAACGCCGGAACTGACACGACCGGGAGGCGCGGTTCGATTCGAAGGCAAGGATCTGCCCGAGAGGGTGTTGGTAATCCTGGGACAGGATAACACGTACCGGGCGTTCCGGAATCGCTGCACCCACATGGGACATCGTCGGCTGGACCCGGTACCGGGAACGGACACGGTGCAATGCTGCAGCGTGGGCAAATCGACCTACAGCCTCGAGGGGAAAAACATGTTCGGTCCGGCGCCCCTTCCGATCACCACGTATCCGGTGGAGATCGACGGAGAGACGTTGAGGGTTATCGTGAAGGGGTGA